One part of the Candidatus Kouleothrix ribensis genome encodes these proteins:
- a CDS encoding DUF1501 domain-containing protein, giving the protein MTPRRQFLIGCSAAIASMAGGRVGNLVFAESPGAGPAAANDNILVMVFLRGGCDGLSLVSPYDNAIYVAERDNLAVSGALTLNPQNSSFDSSVGLHPNAAPLKELYDQGHLAIVHACGLDNDTRSHFDAMDYIERGTPDNKNMSSGWLARHLAIVHPDGTLPILSAGSAAPVSLLGEPEAVAMNDAQSYSLSGVWSYTRNPDVRYNNALLNTVSKFYTGADRLQATGKRTIETIKALSSTPAYTPTTSYPDGSFGESLQTIAQMIKLNVGLRIGTVDFGGWDHHESQGVNDNWGPFNQLAATLAQGLNAFYNDLPGYQSKLTVVVMSEFGRRLGKNLSNGTDHGHGNVMLVLGGNVNGGKVYGAWPGLQPENLDQHADLKITTDFRTVLSEIVVRQLGNGKLGTVFPGITPQIYSANTKLGVVNGPDLPIDYSSLLNPLYMPVARR; this is encoded by the coding sequence GTGACGCCACGACGACAATTCTTGATCGGGTGCAGTGCCGCGATTGCCTCGATGGCCGGTGGGCGTGTGGGCAACCTGGTGTTTGCCGAGTCGCCCGGCGCCGGGCCGGCCGCAGCGAACGATAATATACTGGTGATGGTGTTTTTGCGCGGCGGCTGCGACGGGCTGAGCCTGGTGTCGCCCTACGACAATGCGATCTACGTGGCCGAGCGCGATAACCTGGCAGTGAGTGGCGCGCTCACGCTCAACCCGCAGAACAGCAGCTTCGACAGTAGCGTAGGCCTGCATCCGAACGCCGCGCCGCTCAAGGAGCTGTACGACCAGGGCCACCTGGCGATCGTGCATGCATGTGGCCTCGACAACGACACGCGCAGCCATTTCGATGCAATGGACTACATCGAGCGCGGCACGCCCGACAACAAGAACATGTCGAGCGGCTGGCTGGCGCGCCACCTGGCGATCGTGCATCCCGACGGCACGCTGCCGATCCTATCGGCCGGTTCGGCGGCACCGGTGTCGCTGCTGGGCGAGCCCGAGGCGGTGGCCATGAACGACGCGCAGAGCTACAGCCTGAGTGGCGTGTGGAGCTATACGCGCAACCCCGACGTGCGCTATAACAACGCGCTGCTCAACACCGTGAGCAAATTCTACACCGGTGCCGATCGCCTGCAAGCCACCGGCAAGCGTACGATCGAAACGATCAAGGCGCTGAGCAGCACGCCAGCCTACACGCCGACTACCAGCTACCCGGATGGCAGCTTTGGCGAATCGCTCCAGACGATCGCGCAAATGATCAAGCTGAACGTCGGCCTGCGGATCGGCACAGTCGATTTTGGCGGCTGGGATCACCACGAGTCGCAGGGGGTGAACGATAACTGGGGGCCGTTCAACCAGCTCGCAGCCACGCTGGCGCAGGGGCTGAATGCGTTCTACAACGACCTGCCAGGCTACCAGAGCAAGCTCACGGTGGTGGTGATGAGCGAGTTTGGCCGGCGGCTGGGCAAGAACCTGAGCAATGGCACCGACCATGGCCACGGCAATGTCATGCTGGTGCTGGGCGGCAACGTCAACGGCGGCAAGGTCTATGGCGCATGGCCAGGCCTGCAGCCCGAGAACCTCGACCAGCATGCCGACCTGAAGATCACCACCGACTTTCGCACCGTGCTGAGCGAGATTGTGGTGCGGCAGCTGGGCAACGGCAAGCTGGGCACAGTGTTCCCCGGCATCACGCCGCAGATCTACAGCGCCAATACCAAGCTGGGGGTGGTGAATGGCCCGGATCTGCCGATCGACTATTCGTCGCTGCTGAACCCGCTGTACATGCCCGTGGCGCGGCGCTAA
- a CDS encoding DUF1800 domain-containing protein, protein MPVSRRRFLAAASAAGAATTATVLLDPLASRGAGATPRDLPGTTIAVAGAAPPIAVIALNRLGYGPRKGDITAFNALGASDDTRLQAYVAQQLNPDAINDAACDAALAAARLKIQYDANADPIEGYPARNEVLPLDTLGQQIADLWPRALGDAPYRAWSERIRPANEVRVATWIRAVYSKRQLKELLVDFWHNHFNVNINADSAIAATFPLYDRLIRTHCLGNFRTLLEEVAKSVAMLYYLNNVSNKAGGGEGGNENYARELFELHTLGSDNYLKFYDDRGSVGTITYNGKTYVRGYIDRDVYEAARCLSGWTLNDGHWEHPNPNDGTFLFYNNWHDNALKIVLGVNFPYNQGIDDGKQLFTLLAGHPGTARHICTKLCRRLIGDYPSTATVEAAVATWMANLAAPDQIKQVVRTIVLSSEFKTTWGKKVKRPFELVVSYLRAAGADLPVDELLPDPNAGDYWAALLWTYGAAGHRLFEWPTPTGHPDLATYWANTNGMLRRWNLPYLLVQSWGGNVALDLRAQTDADVPGGSCIQIVDYWIGRLCGYSITAAVRTELINFLAQKALGGDPTQPPKPMNGEPNNQQIITDRISSTVQLLAMSPDFQIR, encoded by the coding sequence ATGCCCGTATCGCGACGGCGCTTTCTTGCGGCGGCCTCGGCGGCCGGCGCGGCCACGACAGCCACAGTGCTGCTCGACCCGCTTGCCAGCAGGGGCGCGGGCGCGACGCCGAGGGATCTGCCCGGCACGACAATCGCGGTGGCCGGTGCCGCCCCACCTATCGCGGTGATTGCGCTCAACCGCCTGGGCTATGGCCCACGCAAAGGCGACATCACCGCGTTCAACGCGCTCGGCGCCAGCGACGACACGCGCCTACAGGCGTATGTCGCCCAGCAGCTCAACCCCGACGCGATCAACGACGCGGCCTGCGATGCGGCGCTGGCGGCGGCGCGGCTGAAGATTCAGTACGACGCGAATGCCGACCCGATCGAGGGCTACCCGGCCCGCAACGAGGTACTCCCGCTCGATACATTGGGCCAGCAGATCGCCGACCTGTGGCCGCGCGCACTTGGCGACGCGCCGTACCGGGCCTGGAGCGAGCGCATCCGCCCGGCCAATGAGGTGCGTGTAGCTACCTGGATTCGTGCCGTGTACAGCAAGCGCCAGCTGAAAGAGCTGCTGGTCGATTTCTGGCATAACCATTTCAATGTCAACATCAACGCCGACTCAGCGATTGCGGCGACGTTCCCACTATACGATCGGCTGATCCGCACGCACTGCCTGGGCAACTTCCGCACATTGCTCGAGGAGGTAGCCAAGAGCGTGGCGATGCTGTACTACCTCAACAATGTCAGCAACAAGGCCGGCGGCGGCGAGGGCGGCAACGAAAACTACGCGCGCGAGCTGTTTGAGCTGCACACACTTGGGTCGGACAACTACCTGAAATTCTACGACGATCGCGGCAGCGTCGGCACGATCACCTACAATGGCAAGACATATGTGCGCGGCTACATCGACCGTGATGTGTACGAGGCCGCGCGCTGCCTGAGCGGCTGGACGCTCAACGACGGCCATTGGGAGCACCCGAACCCAAACGACGGCACGTTTCTGTTCTATAACAACTGGCACGACAACGCGCTGAAGATTGTGTTGGGCGTCAATTTCCCCTACAACCAGGGCATCGACGATGGTAAGCAGCTGTTTACACTACTCGCCGGGCACCCCGGCACAGCGCGGCACATCTGCACCAAGCTGTGCCGGCGCCTGATCGGCGACTACCCATCGACGGCGACGGTTGAGGCGGCGGTGGCCACCTGGATGGCCAACCTGGCCGCGCCCGACCAGATCAAGCAGGTCGTGCGCACGATTGTGCTCTCGAGCGAGTTCAAAACCACCTGGGGCAAGAAGGTCAAGCGCCCGTTCGAGCTGGTGGTGTCGTACCTGCGCGCTGCCGGCGCCGACCTGCCGGTCGATGAGCTATTGCCCGACCCGAATGCCGGCGATTACTGGGCCGCACTGCTGTGGACGTACGGCGCAGCCGGGCACCGGCTGTTCGAGTGGCCGACGCCGACTGGCCACCCCGACCTGGCCACATACTGGGCCAACACCAACGGCATGCTGCGGCGCTGGAACCTGCCGTACTTGCTGGTGCAGAGCTGGGGTGGCAATGTAGCGCTCGACCTGCGTGCGCAGACCGATGCTGATGTGCCAGGCGGCAGCTGCATCCAGATCGTCGACTACTGGATCGGGCGGCTGTGCGGCTACAGCATTACGGCGGCGGTGCGCACCGAGCTGATCAACTTTCTAGCCCAGAAAGCGCTCGGCGGCGACCCGACCCAGCCGCCCAAGCCCATGAACGGCGAGCCGAACAACCAGCAGATCATTACCGATCGGATCAGCTCGACGGTGCAGCTGCTGGCGATGTCGCCCGACTTTCAGATCCGCTGA
- a CDS encoding GAF domain-containing protein yields MSAGEAIHAAARPLITASRRDLLRSVAPLFSLAFAWWFAALPYPPVLYVGLVAYSLLQLALIFIRRRPRDPVYTPSRPTTSWIAIGLDLLFSAFLLAQMPSLGNTIYPLYILLTLRTLSTYRRLPFAVVLPFLFGPAYVFVAQLGLGARLGLLAEWGLLLGSLGIGAVAILSSAVQARANATLRHDLRAERMGREARIGDLERSANDLRARMRQLHALEEGLRVITSTLSLDEVLNQIADSTVQMIGASRVHGMVLSLQKDEQFEHRLFMLDPGQNPVWAGSLTRRAIDQAVPIILSDATQDAELADLLPQGMRSILCVPLFVGDNPAEGALTVVSAGASAFSSSDARHLTALAMQAGIAINNAKLHSQLSQQQQLLEAVLRDINDGLVIVDARSQVVLTNPLGHTLLEQELGAEPIADQLIELAGRVRAEGQPTLMTELQFKHPEDEAGQFYQAYASQVRYDEREQPLVAIVLHDITAQKLEEKSRADFISMVAHELRNPLNSLNGFIKIVLRGQAGALTALQNEFLTIADSQVELLKSRISEFLEYNRVEAGRLVLDPKWNDLSLLVAGTATRLSLQAEQSGLTLRNQVEPNLPECIFDSERIGQVLNNLIENAIKATPPGGTITLCSELHSEEVWVRVYDTGVGIPKDEQNKIFQRFYRAHNRASSKGNHLGLGLTICQQIVVGHNGRLWVESEEGSGTCFTFALPLTPREVTVNQ; encoded by the coding sequence ATGTCTGCTGGTGAAGCCATACACGCTGCTGCGCGGCCTTTGATCACGGCGAGTCGCCGCGATCTTTTGCGCAGCGTTGCTCCTCTCTTCAGTCTGGCTTTTGCCTGGTGGTTCGCCGCGCTGCCCTACCCGCCCGTGCTGTATGTTGGCCTGGTCGCCTACAGCCTGCTACAGCTGGCGCTCATTTTCATCCGCCGCCGTCCCCGCGATCCGGTCTATACGCCTAGCCGGCCCACTACCTCGTGGATTGCGATCGGGCTCGATCTGCTGTTCAGCGCGTTTCTGCTGGCGCAGATGCCTTCGCTTGGCAACACGATCTACCCGCTCTACATCTTACTGACCCTGCGTACGCTTTCGACCTACCGGCGCCTGCCGTTCGCGGTGGTGCTGCCATTTCTATTTGGCCCGGCCTACGTGTTTGTCGCACAGCTGGGGCTCGGCGCACGGCTTGGCCTGCTCGCCGAGTGGGGCCTGCTGCTAGGTAGCCTGGGAATCGGCGCTGTGGCGATCTTGTCTAGCGCAGTACAGGCGCGCGCCAATGCCACATTGCGCCATGATCTGCGTGCCGAGCGGATGGGCCGTGAGGCGCGCATTGGCGACCTCGAGCGTAGCGCGAACGACCTGCGCGCGCGCATGCGCCAGTTGCATGCGCTCGAAGAAGGCCTGCGCGTGATCACGAGCACGCTCAGCCTCGATGAAGTGCTGAACCAGATTGCCGATAGCACGGTGCAGATGATCGGCGCGTCGCGTGTCCATGGTATGGTGCTCTCGCTACAGAAAGACGAGCAGTTCGAGCACCGCCTGTTCATGCTTGATCCTGGCCAGAACCCGGTTTGGGCCGGCTCACTCACGCGCCGGGCGATCGACCAGGCCGTGCCGATCATCCTCTCGGATGCGACCCAAGATGCCGAGCTTGCCGATCTGCTGCCGCAGGGTATGCGCTCGATCCTGTGCGTACCGCTGTTTGTGGGCGACAACCCGGCCGAGGGCGCGCTGACGGTAGTGAGCGCGGGCGCATCGGCGTTTTCGAGCAGCGATGCGCGCCACCTGACCGCCCTGGCGATGCAAGCGGGCATCGCGATCAATAATGCTAAGCTGCACAGCCAGCTCAGCCAACAGCAGCAGCTGCTCGAGGCGGTGCTGCGCGATATCAACGATGGCCTGGTGATCGTTGATGCGCGCTCGCAGGTGGTGCTGACGAACCCGCTGGGCCACACACTGCTCGAGCAAGAGCTTGGCGCCGAGCCGATCGCCGATCAGTTGATCGAGCTGGCCGGCCGCGTGCGCGCCGAAGGGCAGCCTACGTTGATGACCGAGCTGCAGTTCAAACACCCCGAGGACGAGGCCGGGCAGTTCTACCAGGCCTACGCCTCGCAGGTGCGCTACGACGAGCGCGAGCAGCCGCTCGTGGCGATCGTGCTGCACGACATCACCGCGCAGAAGCTCGAAGAAAAGTCGCGAGCCGATTTCATCTCGATGGTCGCACACGAGCTGCGTAATCCTCTCAACTCGCTGAATGGGTTCATCAAGATCGTGCTGCGGGGCCAGGCCGGGGCACTCACCGCGCTGCAGAACGAATTCCTGACAATCGCCGATAGCCAGGTCGAGCTGCTGAAGAGCCGCATCTCGGAATTCCTTGAGTATAACCGGGTCGAGGCCGGGCGGCTTGTGCTCGACCCGAAGTGGAACGACCTGTCGCTGCTGGTAGCCGGCACGGCGACGCGGCTGAGCCTACAGGCCGAGCAGAGCGGGCTTACACTGCGCAACCAGGTCGAGCCGAACTTGCCCGAGTGTATCTTCGATAGCGAGCGGATCGGCCAGGTGCTCAACAATCTGATCGAGAACGCGATCAAAGCTACACCGCCGGGCGGCACGATCACACTCTGCTCCGAGCTGCATAGCGAAGAGGTGTGGGTGCGCGTGTACGATACCGGCGTGGGCATCCCGAAAGACGAGCAGAATAAGATCTTTCAGCGCTTCTACCGTGCGCACAATCGTGCCTCGAGCAAAGGCAACCATCTTGGCCTGGGCCTGACGATCTGCCAGCAGATTGTGGTTGGGCACAATGGCCGCCTCTGGGTCGAAAGCGAGGAAGGCAGCGGCACCTGCTTCACATTCGCCCTGCCGCTGACGCCACGCGAGGTAACCGTTAATCAGTAG
- a CDS encoding response regulator transcription factor, whose amino-acid sequence MHILVADDDLPSVKLTSFLLEEAGYRVFKAYDGPSILQVIEQYNPDLVLLDVSMPKSNGFDICRQIRRTSDVPIIFLSARSQLQDRVMGLQIGGDDYLVKPFEPSELLARVEAVLRRRNSDMLNPSARLSQGGITLDPVEHKVLFEDGRTIELTPLEFRLLYYLMKNAGRVLNTSQILSKVWGYDYEGESNLVAVYIRRLRTKIEKDAEHPHHVLTVRNLGYKFEI is encoded by the coding sequence ATGCATATTTTAGTCGCAGACGACGATCTACCCAGTGTGAAATTGACTTCATTTTTGCTTGAAGAGGCGGGCTATCGGGTGTTCAAGGCCTACGACGGGCCGAGTATCCTTCAGGTGATCGAGCAGTACAACCCCGACCTGGTATTGCTCGACGTGTCGATGCCCAAATCGAATGGCTTCGATATCTGCCGCCAGATCCGCCGTACCTCGGATGTGCCGATTATCTTCCTGTCGGCGCGCTCGCAACTGCAAGATCGCGTGATGGGTTTGCAGATCGGCGGCGACGATTACCTGGTCAAGCCGTTCGAACCCTCCGAACTGCTGGCACGGGTCGAGGCGGTGCTGCGCCGCCGCAATAGCGACATGCTCAACCCCTCGGCGCGGCTGAGCCAGGGCGGCATCACGCTCGATCCCGTCGAGCACAAGGTGCTGTTTGAAGACGGCCGCACCATCGAGCTGACACCACTAGAGTTTCGGCTGCTCTACTACCTGATGAAGAACGCCGGCCGTGTGCTGAATACCAGCCAGATTCTGAGTAAGGTATGGGGCTACGACTACGAGGGCGAGAGCAACCTGGTGGCAGTGTATATTCGGCGCCTGCGCACCAAGATCGAGAAAGATGCCGAGCACCCGCACCATGTTCTGACGGTTCGTAATCTAGGGTATAAGTTCGAGATCTAG
- the ssb gene encoding single-stranded DNA-binding protein: MTRDLNKVQLTGRLGADPELRLTPQGHTVVTFRVASNRSWRNAEGEPHEDTEWFRVVAWNKLAEICNQWLSKASRVYVEGRLQTRQWHDQDGQPRVLSEVVASDIIILDTRRSPVGATPPAPPAPADAAPSVPHAQAALTTPARIVKAVALPRGPAAFAEEDLPF, translated from the coding sequence ATGACGAGGGACTTGAATAAAGTACAGCTTACCGGCCGCCTTGGCGCCGACCCCGAGCTGCGCCTCACCCCGCAGGGCCACACCGTCGTCACCTTTCGCGTCGCCTCCAACCGCTCGTGGCGCAACGCCGAGGGCGAGCCGCACGAGGATACCGAGTGGTTTCGTGTTGTGGCCTGGAATAAGCTGGCCGAGATCTGCAACCAGTGGCTCAGCAAAGCCTCGCGTGTGTATGTCGAGGGCCGCTTGCAAACGCGCCAGTGGCACGATCAAGACGGCCAGCCGCGCGTGCTGAGCGAGGTGGTCGCCAGCGACATTATCATCCTCGACACGCGCCGCAGCCCGGTTGGCGCCACGCCGCCCGCCCCGCCTGCGCCGGCCGATGCGGCTCCGTCGGTGCCACATGCGCAGGCAGCGTTAACGACGCCCGCGCGCATCGTAAAGGCTGTGGCGCTGCCGCGTGGCCCGGCGGCGTTCGCAGAGGAAGATTTGCCATTCTAG
- a CDS encoding isoleucine--tRNA ligase, producing the protein MPFKEVDPKLSFPALEQSVAQWWHEHGVVAQALAAGDRARPFIFFEGPPTANGRPGVHHVEARVTKDLIVRYQRMRGRYVIGARGGWDTHGLPVEVEVEKELGFNGKPDIEKYGIKEFNAKCKESVNRYVDEFERLTDRIAFWLDLDNPYTTYDNSYIESLWWILKQFWDNDLLFRDYKVTMHCPRCGTTLADAEVALGFADDVDDPSVWIRFQHQPGSHPHDAQLAGAAFLAWTTTPWTLPANVAIALKPDADYALVEYTGGAQPERLVLAAARADAVLGAGNYSVLDSFKGDALWGVRYQRLYDGVPGAGDKPDLDRAYIAIADEFVSLDDGTGIVHIAPAYGDLEIGRKYNLPTLFSVDLSGQTYPAYQGLGFGGMFFKQADPLITRNLHERGLLFRSERVRHAYPFCWRCKTPLLYYAKPSWYIRTTAKKERLVAHNQAIHWVPEHIKNGRFGNWLANNIDWAISRERYWGTPLPIWISDDGKHMECIGSVAELEQKVGRSLAELDLHRPYVDELTWPTPDGSGTMRRVADVADAWFDSGAMPVAQWHYPFENRELFEVAGQADYISEAIDQTRGWFYTLHAVSTLLFDRPAFKHVICLGHLLDAKGEKMSKSRGNVADPFALIDQFGADAVRWYMFASAPPYNPRRFGPDQVGEMLRQFMLTLWNTYSFFVTYANLDGWAPSGTPADPATLQPIDRWAHARLHALVRDVTAALDSYDIHAPAKAIEAFADELSNWYVRRNRRRFWKADDDADKQAAYDTLYTCLTTLTRLFAPFMPFLAEAIWQNLVVGQIDGMPQSVHLAAWPQADEAVIDTALLADTAVLLEAISLGRAARRSAGLKVRQPLDMLWVHVPRAAQAGLAHFEAELRDELNVKQVRYLDAATTLVTYRFKPNLRVVGKKYGKLVPALTQALAALAGADARAAAQAIEAGQPLVLTVGEQALALTPDEVLVESVAPAGYAVAEHGGVLVALDTTVTPELRAEGLARELVRSIQDARKAAGLAIADRIAVTLAQADAELAAVVATWAGYLRAETLAETLTLEAPAAGAHISTLDLDGHALTLGITRLR; encoded by the coding sequence ATGCCGTTCAAGGAAGTCGATCCCAAGCTATCGTTCCCGGCGCTCGAGCAATCGGTGGCGCAGTGGTGGCACGAGCACGGCGTGGTCGCGCAAGCACTGGCCGCCGGCGACCGCGCCCGCCCGTTCATTTTCTTCGAGGGGCCACCCACGGCCAACGGCCGGCCGGGCGTTCACCACGTCGAGGCGCGCGTCACCAAAGACTTAATCGTGCGCTACCAGCGCATGCGTGGCCGCTATGTCATCGGCGCGCGCGGCGGCTGGGACACCCACGGCCTGCCGGTTGAGGTCGAGGTTGAGAAAGAGCTGGGCTTCAACGGCAAGCCCGACATCGAGAAGTATGGCATTAAAGAATTCAATGCCAAGTGCAAAGAGAGCGTCAATCGCTATGTCGATGAGTTCGAGCGGCTGACCGACCGGATCGCGTTCTGGCTCGATCTCGACAACCCCTACACCACCTACGATAACAGCTACATCGAGTCGCTGTGGTGGATCTTGAAACAGTTCTGGGACAACGACCTGCTGTTTCGCGACTACAAGGTGACCATGCACTGCCCGCGCTGTGGCACGACGCTGGCCGACGCCGAGGTGGCGCTAGGCTTCGCAGACGATGTTGACGACCCGAGCGTGTGGATTCGCTTCCAGCACCAGCCCGGCAGCCATCCGCACGACGCCCAGCTGGCCGGCGCGGCGTTCCTGGCCTGGACGACCACGCCCTGGACACTGCCGGCAAATGTAGCGATTGCACTCAAGCCCGACGCCGACTATGCCCTTGTCGAGTATACCGGTGGCGCTCAACCCGAGCGGCTGGTGCTGGCGGCGGCGCGCGCCGATGCGGTGCTAGGCGCGGGCAACTACTCCGTGCTCGACAGCTTCAAAGGCGATGCGCTGTGGGGTGTGCGCTACCAGCGCCTCTACGACGGCGTGCCCGGCGCGGGCGACAAGCCCGACCTGGATCGCGCCTATATCGCAATCGCCGACGAATTCGTGTCGCTCGACGACGGCACCGGGATCGTGCATATCGCCCCGGCGTACGGCGACCTCGAGATCGGACGCAAGTATAACCTGCCGACGCTCTTCTCAGTCGACCTGAGTGGCCAGACCTACCCGGCCTACCAGGGGCTAGGCTTCGGCGGCATGTTCTTCAAGCAGGCCGACCCACTGATCACCCGCAACCTGCACGAGCGCGGGCTGCTGTTCCGCAGCGAGCGCGTGCGGCACGCCTACCCGTTCTGCTGGCGCTGCAAGACACCGCTGCTATACTATGCCAAGCCCTCGTGGTACATTCGCACCACCGCCAAGAAAGAGCGGCTGGTGGCGCACAATCAAGCGATTCACTGGGTGCCCGAGCACATCAAGAACGGCCGCTTCGGCAACTGGCTGGCGAATAACATCGACTGGGCGATCTCGCGCGAGCGCTACTGGGGCACGCCACTGCCGATCTGGATCTCGGACGACGGCAAGCACATGGAGTGCATCGGCTCGGTGGCCGAGCTCGAGCAGAAAGTCGGCCGCAGCCTGGCCGAGCTCGACCTGCACCGGCCGTATGTCGACGAGCTGACATGGCCCACGCCCGACGGCAGCGGCACAATGCGGCGGGTTGCCGACGTGGCCGATGCCTGGTTCGACTCGGGCGCGATGCCGGTGGCGCAGTGGCACTACCCGTTCGAAAACCGCGAGCTATTCGAGGTGGCCGGCCAGGCCGATTATATCTCGGAGGCGATCGACCAGACGCGTGGCTGGTTCTACACACTCCACGCTGTGTCGACACTCCTATTCGACCGGCCGGCGTTCAAGCATGTGATCTGCCTGGGCCATCTCCTCGACGCCAAAGGCGAGAAGATGTCGAAATCGCGCGGCAATGTGGCCGACCCATTCGCGCTGATCGATCAGTTCGGTGCCGATGCAGTGCGCTGGTATATGTTCGCCAGCGCCCCGCCCTACAACCCGCGGCGCTTCGGCCCCGACCAGGTTGGCGAGATGCTCAGGCAGTTCATGCTGACGCTGTGGAACACCTACAGCTTCTTTGTGACCTACGCCAACCTCGATGGTTGGGCGCCGAGCGGCACACCGGCCGATCCCGCCACGCTCCAGCCGATCGACCGCTGGGCGCATGCGCGCCTGCACGCGCTTGTGCGCGATGTCACTGCTGCGCTCGACAGCTACGATATCCACGCGCCGGCCAAGGCGATCGAGGCATTTGCCGACGAACTCTCGAACTGGTATGTGCGCCGCAACCGCCGGCGCTTCTGGAAGGCCGACGACGACGCCGACAAGCAGGCCGCTTACGACACCCTATACACCTGCCTGACCACGCTGACCCGCCTGTTCGCGCCGTTTATGCCATTCCTGGCCGAAGCGATCTGGCAGAACCTGGTGGTCGGGCAGATCGACGGCATGCCGCAGAGCGTCCACCTGGCGGCCTGGCCCCAGGCCGACGAAGCGGTAATCGACACGGCGCTACTGGCCGACACAGCCGTGCTACTCGAGGCGATCAGCCTGGGGCGGGCGGCCCGCCGCAGCGCCGGGCTGAAGGTGCGCCAGCCGCTCGATATGCTGTGGGTTCACGTACCGCGCGCCGCCCAGGCCGGGCTGGCACACTTCGAGGCCGAGCTGCGCGACGAGCTGAACGTCAAGCAGGTGCGCTACCTCGATGCCGCCACCACGCTGGTGACGTACCGCTTCAAACCAAACCTGCGCGTGGTTGGCAAGAAATATGGCAAGCTGGTGCCAGCGCTGACTCAGGCGCTCGCAGCACTGGCTGGTGCCGATGCGCGCGCGGCCGCGCAGGCGATCGAGGCCGGCCAGCCGCTGGTACTTACGGTTGGCGAGCAGGCGCTGGCGCTCACGCCCGACGAAGTGCTGGTCGAGAGCGTTGCGCCGGCGGGCTACGCGGTGGCCGAGCACGGCGGCGTGCTGGTGGCGCTCGACACTACCGTAACGCCGGAGCTGCGTGCCGAGGGGTTGGCGCGCGAGCTGGTGCGTAGCATCCAGGATGCGCGCAAGGCAGCCGGGCTGGCGATTGCCGATCGGATCGCCGTGACGCTGGCACAGGCCGATGCCGAGCTGGCAGCGGTGGTAGCGACGTGGGCGGGCTACCTACGCGCCGAAACGCTGGCTGAGACGCTGACACTGGAGGCGCCGGCAGCGGGCGCGCATATCAGCACGCTCGACCTCGACGGCCACGCGCTTACGCTAGGCATTACCAGGCTGCGCTAG
- a CDS encoding carbon monoxide dehydrogenase subunit G, whose protein sequence is MKITGRSTIDAPREQVWAALNDIEVLARIVPGCERLEQVGENEFEGTVKIGIQSIKGTYNGKIRLVDIQPPQHYKLIASGRSPSGVVDGAGTVDLEELDGQTILNYAGDAQIGGTLASVGQRLIEGASKQLINQSIKALVEQIKLRNQPPVIEAAEPAAPEPAAALAEEPAAPTPTAIAAEAEQAQPPATPTPPAAAFERRAVVVPAHEQLKPESIVRGVVEDTLRDQPWLPWVIIAFLIGFLLGRAGRR, encoded by the coding sequence TTGAAAATTACCGGCAGATCAACGATTGATGCGCCGCGCGAGCAGGTGTGGGCCGCCCTCAACGATATCGAGGTGTTGGCGCGGATCGTTCCAGGCTGCGAACGGCTGGAACAAGTCGGTGAAAACGAGTTCGAAGGCACGGTCAAGATCGGCATTCAGTCGATCAAAGGCACCTACAACGGCAAGATCCGGCTTGTCGACATCCAGCCGCCCCAGCACTACAAGCTGATCGCCAGCGGCCGCAGCCCATCCGGCGTAGTCGACGGCGCCGGCACGGTCGACCTGGAGGAGCTGGATGGCCAGACGATTCTGAACTACGCCGGCGACGCCCAGATCGGCGGCACGCTGGCGAGCGTTGGCCAGCGCCTGATCGAGGGCGCTTCGAAGCAGCTGATCAACCAATCGATCAAGGCGCTGGTCGAGCAGATTAAGCTACGCAACCAGCCGCCTGTGATTGAAGCCGCAGAGCCTGCCGCGCCTGAGCCAGCTGCTGCCCTGGCCGAAGAACCTGCCGCACCCACGCCAACCGCAATCGCCGCCGAGGCCGAGCAGGCCCAGCCGCCGGCCACACCCACGCCGCCAGCGGCAGCATTCGAGCGCCGTGCGGTGGTTGTGCCGGCGCACGAGCAGCTCAAGCCCGAGTCGATCGTGCGCGGGGTGGTCGAAGACACGCTGCGCGACCAGCCCTGGCTGCCATGGGTAATCATCGCGTTCCTGATCGGCTTTCTGCTTGGCCGCGCCGGGCGCCGATAA